A genomic window from Cyprinus carpio isolate SPL01 chromosome A2, ASM1834038v1, whole genome shotgun sequence includes:
- the LOC109048997 gene encoding tripartite motif-containing protein 16-like isoform X3, translating to MANASTSWSWEEFNCPICLDLLKNPVALTCGHSYCMSCITDCWDQDDQKGVCSCPQCRQIFTPRPVLGKNTMLAEVLEKLKKIKLQAARPAQCSTGSGDVECDICTGDKNKAVKSCLVCLESYCQKHLERHEEFHSGKRHKMTDATGQLRDMICPLHDKLLEIFCRTDQQCICYLCMLDEHKNHETVSATAERTEKQRQLGEMQRKYQERIQKREKELEELKEAVESYKHSAQAAVEDSERIFTELIRSIKRSRSEVTQLIRDQENAAVRRAEGQLEQLEQEIEDLRRRDAELEQLSHTDNHICFFQSFQSLSVPPGSTDSPSITVSSRLSFDDVGKSVSHLRDKLENFCREEIEKISCRVTYIVVIPTSEPKTREDFLQYSRQLNVDLNTVNKLLCLSKGNRVITYTNKGQPYPDHPDRFDHWSQVLCRESACGRCYWEVEWKGRVDISVSYKSINRKGWSDESEFGCNDQSWSWLCSDSRCSFWHNNGRTALPVVSSSSRIGVYVDQSAGTLYFYSVSDTMTLIHRVQTTFTQPLYAGFNFHSLSVFFSRSESKVKLCDLKI from the exons ATGGCAAACGCTAGTACTTCATGGTCTTGGGAGGAATTTAACTGTCCAATCTGTCTGGATCTACTGAAGAATCCAGTGGCTCTtacctgtggacacagttactgtatgagctgtattacagactgctgggatcaggatGATCAGAAGGGAGTCtgcagctgccctcagtgcagacagatcTTCACTCCAAGACCTGTTTTAGGTaaaaacaccatgctggctgaagtgcTGGAAAAACTCAAGAAGATAAAACTCCAAGCTGCTCGTCCTGCTCAATGTTCCACTGGATCTGGAGATGTGGAGTGTGACATCTGTACTGGGGACAAAAACAAagccgtcaagtcctgtctggtgtgtctggaATCTTACTGTCAAAAGCATCTTGAACGTCATGAAGAATTTCACTCTGGAAAGCGACACAAAATGACTGATGCCACTGGACAACTGAGGGACATGATCTGCCCACTACATGATAAACTGCTGGAGATTTTCTGTCGAACTGATCAGCAGTGTATATGTTATCTCTGTATGTTGGATGAACACAAAAACCATGAAACTGTATCAGCTACAGCAGAGAGAACTGAGAAACAG AGACAATtgggtgaaatgcagagaaaATATCAGGAGAGAATCCAGAAAAGAGAGAAGGAACTTGAGGAGCTGAAAGAGGCTGTAGAGTCTTACAAG cacTCTGCACaggcagcagtggaggacagtgagaggatctttactgagctgaTCCGCTCCATTAAGAGAAGCCGCTCTGAGGTGACAcagctgatcagagatcaggaaaatgCTGCAGTGAGGCGAGCTGAAGGACAACTGGAGCAACTGGAGCAGGAGATTGaagatctgaggaggagagacgctgagctggagcagctttcacacacagacaatcaCATCTGTTTCTTCCAG agtttccagtctctctcagttCCTCCTGGATCTACAGACTCGCCCAGCATAACTGTCAGTTCTCGTCTCTCTTTTGATGATGTTGGTAAATCTGTGTCTCATCTGAGAGATAAACTGGAGAATTTCTGCAGAGAGGAGATAGAAAAGATATCTTGTAGAG TAACATACATTGTGGTCATTCCCACCTCTGAACCCAAAACCAGGGAGGACTTCCTTCAAT ATTCACGTCAACTCAATGTAGATTTAAACACAGTGAACAAACTTCTCTGTTTGTCTAAGGGGAACAGAGTGATTACTTACACTAATAAAGgccagccgtatcctgatcatccagacagatttgatcacTGGTcacaggtgttgtgtagagagagcgcatgtggacgctgttactgggaggttgaGTGGAAAGGTCGGGTagatatatcagtgtcatataagagcatcaacAGGAAAGGATGGAGTGATGAGAGTGAGTTTGGttgtaatgatcagtcctggagttggTTATGCTCTGACTCTCGTTGCTCATTCTGGCACAATAACGGTAGGACTGCACTCCCTGTAGTCTCCAGCTCCtctagaataggagtgtatgtggatcagagtgcaggaactctgtacttctacagcgtctctgacacaatgacccTCATTCAcagagtccagaccacattcactcagcctcTCTATGCTGGGTTTAATTTCCATTCACTGTCTGTATTCTTTTCTAGATCAGAATCAAAGGTCAAACTGTGTGATCTAAAAATATAG
- the LOC109048997 gene encoding tripartite motif-containing protein 16-like isoform X2 has translation MANASTSWSWEEFNCPICLDLLKNPVALTCGHSYCMSCITDCWDQDDQKGVCSCPQCRQIFTPRPVLGKNTMLAEVLEKLKKIKLQAARPAQCSTGSGDVECDICTGDKNKAVKSCLVCLESYCQKHLERHEEFHSGKRHKMTDATGQLRDMICPLHDKLLEIFCRTDQQCICYLCMLDEHKNHETVSATAERTEKQRQLGEMQRKYQERIQKREKELEELKEAVESYKHSAQAAVEDSERIFTELIRSIKRSRSEVTQLIRDQENAAVRRAEGQLEQLEQEIEDLRRRDAELEQLSHTDNHICFFQSFQSLSVPPGSTDSPSITVSSRLSFDDVGKSVSHLRDKLENFCREEIEKISCRVTYIVVIPTSEPKTREDFLQLNKNLCLSEENRVIEYTREEQPYPDHPDRFDGFPQVLCRESVCGRCYWEVEWSGSVYITVSYKRISRKGRGKECEFGCNDQSWSLYCSDSSCSFWHNNGKMALPVVSSSSRIGVYVDHSAGTLSFYSVSDTMTLIHRVQTTFTQPLYAGFEFRSLCKNVTKLKLCKF, from the exons ATGGCAAACGCTAGTACTTCATGGTCTTGGGAGGAATTTAACTGTCCAATCTGTCTGGATCTACTGAAGAATCCAGTGGCTCTtacctgtggacacagttactgtatgagctgtattacagactgctgggatcaggatGATCAGAAGGGAGTCtgcagctgccctcagtgcagacagatcTTCACTCCAAGACCTGTTTTAGGTaaaaacaccatgctggctgaagtgcTGGAAAAACTCAAGAAGATAAAACTCCAAGCTGCTCGTCCTGCTCAATGTTCCACTGGATCTGGAGATGTGGAGTGTGACATCTGTACTGGGGACAAAAACAAagccgtcaagtcctgtctggtgtgtctggaATCTTACTGTCAAAAGCATCTTGAACGTCATGAAGAATTTCACTCTGGAAAGCGACACAAAATGACTGATGCCACTGGACAACTGAGGGACATGATCTGCCCACTACATGATAAACTGCTGGAGATTTTCTGTCGAACTGATCAGCAGTGTATATGTTATCTCTGTATGTTGGATGAACACAAAAACCATGAAACTGTATCAGCTACAGCAGAGAGAACTGAGAAACAG AGACAATtgggtgaaatgcagagaaaATATCAGGAGAGAATCCAGAAAAGAGAGAAGGAACTTGAGGAGCTGAAAGAGGCTGTAGAGTCTTACAAG cacTCTGCACaggcagcagtggaggacagtgagaggatctttactgagctgaTCCGCTCCATTAAGAGAAGCCGCTCTGAGGTGACAcagctgatcagagatcaggaaaatgCTGCAGTGAGGCGAGCTGAAGGACAACTGGAGCAACTGGAGCAGGAGATTGaagatctgaggaggagagacgctgagctggagcagctttcacacacagacaatcaCATCTGTTTCTTCCAG agtttccagtctctctcagttCCTCCTGGATCTACAGACTCGCCCAGCATAACTGTCAGTTCTCGTCTCTCTTTTGATGATGTTGGTAAATCTGTGTCTCATCTGAGAGATAAACTGGAGAATTTCTGCAGAGAGGAGATAGAAAAGATATCTTGTAGAG TAACATACATTGTGGTCATTCCCACCTCTGAACCCAAAACCAGGGAGGACTTCCTTCAAT TGAATAAGAATCTCTGTCTTTCTGAAGAGAACAGAGTGATTGAATACACTCGTGAAGAACAGCCGTATCcagatcatccagacagatttgatggttttcctcaggtgttgtgtagagagagtgtgtgtggacgctgttactgggaggttgaGTGGAGTGGTTCGGTGTATATAACAGTGTCATATAAGAGAatcagcaggaagggacgggGAAAGGAGTGTGAGTTTGGttgtaatgatcagtcctggagtttgtacTGCTCTGACTCCAGCTGCTCATTCTGGCACAACAACGGTAAGATGGCACTCCCTGTAGTCTCCAGCTCCtctagaataggagtgtatgtggatcacagtgcaggaactctgtccttctacagcgtctctgacacaatgacccTCATTCAcagagtccagaccacattcactcagcctcTCTATGCTGGGTTTGAGTTCAGGTCATTatgcaaaaatgtaacaaaacttaaactatgtaagttttaa
- the LOC109048997 gene encoding tripartite motif-containing protein 16-like isoform X1: MANASTSWSWEEFNCPICLDLLKNPVALTCGHSYCMSCITDCWDQDDQKGVCSCPQCRQIFTPRPVLGKNTMLAEVLEKLKKIKLQAARPAQCSTGSGDVECDICTGDKNKAVKSCLVCLESYCQKHLERHEEFHSGKRHKMTDATGQLRDMICPLHDKLLEIFCRTDQQCICYLCMLDEHKNHETVSATAERTEKQRQLGEMQRKYQERIQKREKELEELKEAVESYKHSAQAAVEDSERIFTELIRSIKRSRSEVTQLIRDQENAAVRRAEGQLEQLEQEIEDLRRRDAELEQLSHTDNHICFFQSFQSLSVPPGSTDSPSITVSSRLSFDDVGKSVSHLRDKLENFCREEIEKISCRVTYIVVIPTSEPKTREDFLQYSHQLTLDLNTVNKNLCLSEENRVIEYTREEQPYPDHPDRFDGFPQVLCRESVCGRCYWEVEWSGSVYITVSYKRISRKGRGKECEFGCNDQSWSLYCSDSSCSFWHNNGKMALPVVSSSSRIGVYVDHSAGTLSFYSVSDTMTLIHRVQTTFTQPLYAGFEFRSLCKNVTKLKLCKF; encoded by the exons ATGGCAAACGCTAGTACTTCATGGTCTTGGGAGGAATTTAACTGTCCAATCTGTCTGGATCTACTGAAGAATCCAGTGGCTCTtacctgtggacacagttactgtatgagctgtattacagactgctgggatcaggatGATCAGAAGGGAGTCtgcagctgccctcagtgcagacagatcTTCACTCCAAGACCTGTTTTAGGTaaaaacaccatgctggctgaagtgcTGGAAAAACTCAAGAAGATAAAACTCCAAGCTGCTCGTCCTGCTCAATGTTCCACTGGATCTGGAGATGTGGAGTGTGACATCTGTACTGGGGACAAAAACAAagccgtcaagtcctgtctggtgtgtctggaATCTTACTGTCAAAAGCATCTTGAACGTCATGAAGAATTTCACTCTGGAAAGCGACACAAAATGACTGATGCCACTGGACAACTGAGGGACATGATCTGCCCACTACATGATAAACTGCTGGAGATTTTCTGTCGAACTGATCAGCAGTGTATATGTTATCTCTGTATGTTGGATGAACACAAAAACCATGAAACTGTATCAGCTACAGCAGAGAGAACTGAGAAACAG AGACAATtgggtgaaatgcagagaaaATATCAGGAGAGAATCCAGAAAAGAGAGAAGGAACTTGAGGAGCTGAAAGAGGCTGTAGAGTCTTACAAG cacTCTGCACaggcagcagtggaggacagtgagaggatctttactgagctgaTCCGCTCCATTAAGAGAAGCCGCTCTGAGGTGACAcagctgatcagagatcaggaaaatgCTGCAGTGAGGCGAGCTGAAGGACAACTGGAGCAACTGGAGCAGGAGATTGaagatctgaggaggagagacgctgagctggagcagctttcacacacagacaatcaCATCTGTTTCTTCCAG agtttccagtctctctcagttCCTCCTGGATCTACAGACTCGCCCAGCATAACTGTCAGTTCTCGTCTCTCTTTTGATGATGTTGGTAAATCTGTGTCTCATCTGAGAGATAAACTGGAGAATTTCTGCAGAGAGGAGATAGAAAAGATATCTTGTAGAG TAACATACATTGTGGTCATTCCCACCTCTGAACCCAAAACCAGGGAGGACTTCCTTCAAT ATTCTCATCAACTCACTCTGGATTTAAACACAGTGAATAAGAATCTCTGTCTTTCTGAAGAGAACAGAGTGATTGAATACACTCGTGAAGAACAGCCGTATCcagatcatccagacagatttgatggttttcctcaggtgttgtgtagagagagtgtgtgtggacgctgttactgggaggttgaGTGGAGTGGTTCGGTGTATATAACAGTGTCATATAAGAGAatcagcaggaagggacgggGAAAGGAGTGTGAGTTTGGttgtaatgatcagtcctggagtttgtacTGCTCTGACTCCAGCTGCTCATTCTGGCACAACAACGGTAAGATGGCACTCCCTGTAGTCTCCAGCTCCtctagaataggagtgtatgtggatcacagtgcaggaactctgtccttctacagcgtctctgacacaatgacccTCATTCAcagagtccagaccacattcactcagcctcTCTATGCTGGGTTTGAGTTCAGGTCATTatgcaaaaatgtaacaaaacttaaactatgtaagttttaa
- the LOC109048999 gene encoding cAMP-responsive element modulator-like isoform X3 produces MPAYQIRSPSSGLQPGIVMASSPGAMHIPQQNAEEATRKREVRLMKNREAARECRKKKKEYVKCLENRVAVLENQNKTLIEELKALKDIYCHKQE; encoded by the exons ATGCCAGCATATCAGATCCGCTCCCCGTCGTCAGGGTTACAACCAGGCATTGTTATGGCATCATCACCAGGGGCAATGCATATCCCACAGCAGAACGCAGAGGAGGCCACACGCAAGAGAGAAGTCCGCCTCATGAAGAACAG GGAGGCGGCACGCGAGTGtcgcaaaaagaaaaaagaatacgTGAAGTGCTTGGAGAATCGTGTCGCTGTGCTGGAAAACCAGAACAAGACTCTCATAGAGGAGCTTAAAGCTCTCAAAGACATCTACTGCCACAAACAAGAATAA
- the LOC109048999 gene encoding cAMP-responsive element modulator-like isoform X2, with protein MAVTGEETESAATGDMPAYQIRSPSSGLQPGIVMASSPGAMHIPQQNAEEATRKREVRLMKNREAARECRKKKKEYVKCLENRVAVLENQNKTLIEELKALKDIYCHKQE; from the exons CTGCCACAGGAGACATGCCAGCATATCAGATCCGCTCCCCGTCGTCAGGGTTACAACCAGGCATTGTTATGGCATCATCACCAGGGGCAATGCATATCCCACAGCAGAACGCAGAGGAGGCCACACGCAAGAGAGAAGTCCGCCTCATGAAGAACAG GGAGGCGGCACGCGAGTGtcgcaaaaagaaaaaagaatacgTGAAGTGCTTGGAGAATCGTGTCGCTGTGCTGGAAAACCAGAACAAGACTCTCATAGAGGAGCTTAAAGCTCTCAAAGACATCTACTGCCACAAACAAGAATAA